The Archangium primigenium genomic interval GTCTTGCCCAGGCGGGCGAAGATGTCGCGCAGGTCCTCCTGCAACTCGTGGCGGATCATCGGATCCAGGGCGCCGAGCGGCTCGTCCAACAGCAGCACGTCCGGCTCGAGCATCAGCGCGCGCATGAGGCTCACGCGCTGGCGCTGCCCGCCGGACAACTGGCCCGGGTAGCGGCCCAGCGCCTCGGCGGGAAAGCGCGTGAGCGCCACGAGCTCGTCGAGCCGCGCCTTCACCCGGGCCTCGGGCCAGCGCAGGTAGCGCGCCATGAGCGCGGCATTGCCCTCGGCGGTGAGGTGGGGAAAGAGCCCGCCGCCCTGGAGCGCGTAGCCCATGCGCTGGCGCATCGCGAGCAGGTCCTCCTCGGCCAGGGGCCGTCCCCCGAAGAGGACCCGTCCCGAGTCGGGACGGATGAGCCCGTTCATCAGGCGCAGGAGCGTGGACTTGCCGCAGCCGCTCGGTCCGAGCAGCACGGTGGTGCGCCCCTCGGGCACCTCCAGGTCGAGCGGGTGCAGCGCCCACGCGTCCCCATAGCGTTTGGAAACCTGCTCGAGTCGGAACACCCGGTGCCCTCCCTGGCCCCGCTCCCTCTAATCCCCCCGCGCGCCCGGGACCACCACGTTGCGCCCGCCGGTGGAGGGAAGGACCGGAGCTGTCCGCGAGCCAACGGCCTCGGCGGGCACCAGTCCCTCGGCGCGGACCACGGGCAGGCCATGGGGCTGGCGGCCCAGGTACTCGACGAGCTTCTCACGCACGATGCAGCGCAGCTCGAACGCCTTGCCCGAGTCCGAGGCGCTCACCAGCGCGCGCAGCGTCATCGTCCGCTCGCTGAGCGCCGT includes:
- a CDS encoding ATP-binding cassette domain-containing protein; the protein is MFRLEQVSKRYGDAWALHPLDLEVPEGRTTVLLGPSGCGKSTLLRLMNGLIRPDSGRVLFGGRPLAEEDLLAMRQRMGYALQGGGLFPHLTAEGNAALMARYLRWPEARVKARLDELVALTRFPAEALGRYPGQLSGGQRQRVSLMRALMLEPDVLLLDEPLGALDPMIRHELQEDLRDIFARLGKTVVLVTHDLGEGAFLGHHVVLLREGRVVQQGPLAELERAPAEPFVTRFFQAQRPLLEPRPA